In Apium graveolens cultivar Ventura chromosome 10, ASM990537v1, whole genome shotgun sequence, the following are encoded in one genomic region:
- the LOC141689813 gene encoding uncharacterized protein LOC141689813, whose product MECNKDEAVRAQTIAEKKFKDKDIAGAKKFALKAQTLYPSLDGISQMLSTFDVHIAAENRVSGEVDWYAVLGLNPTADDDTVRKQYRKLALLLHPDKNKSVGAEGAFKFISEAWSLLSDKGKRLAYNQRRSTIGSQQRVQTQPQRPYSASNSNGVGNFANRAPLQPTTQRNSVPPRTFRRPDAFWTICNHCKMQYEYLRVHIDTPITCPTCHKVFKAVEVVPPVHSSSQQSNLNQRNHVPISNTGRNTAATENIGHGGSAGPNSSMHTNFNWSANPTMAGTVKADPFIAAKASNVYQQAKSTLKREHENSQSSALKGEASSKRRVLHSDFGDKSTFQMHMENSKNSKGNISGLQGFAGFNIRPKSTRELTPLENRKMLTEKALAEIRKKQSEWKLEALNMDAAKKKKVEERREEEMKFATKYCTLSSAQSNGMGKSSTTKRNLSGNSADDEKREVPVLSMNVPDPDFHDFDKDRTEMSFEDNQIWAAYDDDDGMPRFYAFVQKVISHKPFKLRFSWLASKSNSEFGSMEWVSSGFAKSCGELRIVKYEVSKSLNLFSHKVKWTKGARGVIQILPQKGDIWALYRNWASDWNEHTPDEVIHQYDMVEVLDDYNEEKGISVSPLVKVVGFRTVFRPHHSKKMTIPKEEMFRFSHQVPNHVLTGQEGPNAPKGCQELDPAATPIELLQVINEVEVPAVETNGHASKEILLNASGISVI is encoded by the coding sequence ATGGAATGCAACAAAGATGAGGCAGTACGGGCACAAACAATTGCTGAGAAAAAATTCAAGGACAAGGACATTGCTGGTGCAAAAAAATTTGCCTTAAAGGCCCAAACTCTGTATCCTTCTCTTGATGGTATTTCTCAAATGTTAAGCACGTTTGATGTTCATATTGCAGCAGAGAACAGAGTAAGTGGTGAAGTGGACTGGTATGCAGTACTAGGTTTAAATCCAACAGCTGATGATGATACAGTAAGGAAACAGTATCGGAAGTTGGCCCTCTTGCTACACCCTGATAAAAACAAGTCTGTTGGTGCAGAGGGCGCATTTAAGTTTATATCAGAGGCATGGAGTTTGTTATCTGACAAGGGGAAGAGGTTAGCTTATAACCAAAGGAGGAGCACTATAGGATCACAACAGAGAGTGCAGACACAACCTCAAAGGCCATATTCAGCTTCAAATTCAAATGGAGTTGGTAATTTTGCAAATAGGGCACCTTTACAGCCAACAACTCAGAGGAATTCTGTTCCCCCTAGGACCTTTCGAAGACCTGATGCCTTTTGGACTATCTGCAACCATTGCAAGATGCAGTACGAGTACTTGAGAGTACACATTGACACCCCCATCACTTGTCCTACTTGTCATAAAGTTTTTAAGGCTGTAGAGGTTGTGCCACCAGTTCACTCATCTTCTCAGCAATCTAATTTGAATCAGAGGAATCATGTCCCTATTAGCAATACTGGAAGAAACACTGCAGCCACAGAAAATATAGGACATGGAGGGTCTGCAGGTCCTAATTCATCTATGCATACAAACTTCAATTGGAGTGCTAATCCTACTATGGCTGGAACTGTTAAGGCTGATCCTTTCATTGCAGCTAAGGCATCAAATGTTTATCAGCAGGCAAAGTCTACATTGAAGAGGGAACATGAAAACTCACAGTCTTCTGCTTTAAAGGGAGAAGCCTCCTCTAAAAGAAGAGTTCTACATAGTGATTTTGGAGACAAGTCTACATTTCAAATGCACATGGAAAATAGTAAAAATAGCAAGGGAAATATATCTGGACTGCAGGGGTTTGCGGGTTTCAATATTAGGCCAAAAAGCACCAGAGAATTGACTCCTCTTGAAAACCGAAAAATGCTGACAGAGAAAGCTTTGGCAGAGATCCGTAAGAAGCAGAGTGAATGGAAGTTAGAGGCTCTTAATATGGATGCAGCGAAGAAGAAGAAGGTGGAAGAAAGGAGAGAAGAAGAAATGAAATTTGCCACGAAGTATTGTACACTGTCGAGTGCACAGTCAAATGGTATGGGCAAGTCTTCCACGACCAAGAGGAATCTCAGCGGCAATTCTGCTGATGATGAAAAGAGGGAGGTCCCTGTACTGTCAATGAACGTCCCAGATCCTGATTTTCATGATTTTGACAAAGATAGGACGGAAATGTCATTTGAAGATAATCAAATCTGGGCTGCATATGATGATGATGATGGCATGCCTCGGTTCTATGCTTTTGTTCAAAAGGTTATCTCCCATAAGCCATTTAAATTGAGGTTTAGTTGGCTTGCCTCTAAATCCAACAGTGAGTTTGGGTCAATGGAGTGGGTGAGTTCTGGTTTTGCCAAAAGCTGCGGGGAACTTAGGATTGTGAAATACGAGGTCAGCAAGTCTTTAAATTTATTCTCACACAAGGTTAAGTGGACGAAGGGTGCACGTGGGGTAATTCAAATACTTCCACAGAAAGGAGACATTTGGGCTCTCTATAGAAATTGGGCCAGTGACTGGAATGAGCATACACCTGATGAAGTAATTCACCAGTACGACATGGTGGAGGTGCTTGATGACTACAATGAGGAAAAAGGCATTTCAGTAAGCCCTCTGGTCAAAGTTGTGGGCTTCAGGACAGTATTTCGTCCCCATCACAGCAAGAAAATGACAATACCAAAAGAAGAGATGTTCCGTTTCTCTCATCAGGTTCCAAACCATGTGCTTACAGGACAAGAAGGACCAAATGCTCCAAAAGGTTGCCAGGAGCTAGATCCAGCAGCTACTCCTATAGAGCTTCTTCAGGTGATCAACGAAGTTGAAGTTCCTGCAGTGGAGACCAATGGGCACGCGAGTAAAGAGATATTGCTGAATGCTTCAGGGATCAGTGTGATATGA